The genomic interval CTCCAGGCGTTGTTGTACGGCTGGCAGGGCATCCCGCCGAAGTTGACGCCGCGGACAACCTCGAGAATCTCCGTCCACGTATAGGCGGTTGGTCCTCCACGATTGATGCACTGATAGGGCTGGGTGGCGCTATCGCCAATCACCCCCACGCCTGTGGGAATGGCAGACGCGGTGGATGGTTTAGAAACCGCTATCAGGGTTAAAACCAATAGGAAAATAACTGCTTTCTTAAACATGGCGCTTCCTCTATGAAATGGGACGAGTGGGCTGATCTTGCAATCGCCGAAATGTGCTTTGCTCCTCAAAGTCACTACATGACGATAAAAGAATTATAAAGGTACAAAGACAGCCTGAGTCTAGAGGAAGGTTACACCCCAACGATGACCCCGTGCCGCAAGGTTTACCTTGCGATTCGGCATTCTTTTACACGGGCTGATGCGATAGAGAACGCCCCCCACAGAATCGTGAAATTACTTTTTCACTCGTCCCGTTTGATCTGGAAGGTGTCGAAGTCTCGCGCCACCGAGGTGTTAGGGAAGATCTCCTGCGCTTCCTTTAACACATCTTTTTCACGATAGCGCCGCGAGATGTGAGTCAGGATCAATTTTTTAACCCCCGCCCGCTTTGCCAGCGCCGCGCTTTGTTTCGCGGTGAGGTGATGGAACTGCTTTGCCATCTCGGCTTCCTCGTCCAGGTACGTGGATTCGATCACCAGCGCGTCCGCATCTTTACACGCGTCGAGCAGGTTATCCGTGCGCCCCGCGTCGCCAACGATAACCAGTTTGACTCCTCTCTGGAGCGGACCCAGCACATCGTCTGGACTGACGCGTCTGCCGTCGGGGAGGCTGATCTCCTTCCCTGCGACAAGTTCCCGCCGTTCGGGACCAAACGGCACGCCGAGTTCCGTCGCTTTCTCGTTTAAAAATGGACGACGCGCCTTGCCCTCGAAAACATATCCGAGACAATCCGGTCCGCGATGGGTGACGGGGAAGGCGGTGATGGTGAAATCATCCGTTTCGAAGAACAGGCCGGGTTTGATCTCATTCAAATGAAGCGGCATCGGCGGCTGGTTGCCGCGCAAGACCACGCCGTACAACAGGTCATGCACGCGGTCTAGCGTGGAACGCCCGCCATACACTTCGAGTCGGTCGATCGCCTCCCAGCGCAGAAATGTGCTGAGCAAACCGCCCAAACCGAGAATGTGATCGAGGTGACCGTGCGTGAGCAAAATGCGCGAGAGGTTTTTGAACCCCAGCCCCGATTGCAAGATCTGACGTTGTGTGCCCTCGCCGCAATCGACGAGGAAGCGGTATTCATCGTGCTTCACCACCTGCGCCGAAAGTCCGCGCCTGGCAGAGGGGGCGGAGGCGGAGGTGCCGAGAAAAAGAATTTCAAACAAGGGTTTGTCCTCATAAACCAGCCACAGAGAACACAGGGAGCATTGAGGTTTCTTTTCTCAGAGTC from Candidatus Defluviilinea gracilis carries:
- a CDS encoding ribonuclease Z encodes the protein MFEILFLGTSASAPSARRGLSAQVVKHDEYRFLVDCGEGTQRQILQSGLGFKNLSRILLTHGHLDHILGLGGLLSTFLRWEAIDRLEVYGGRSTLDRVHDLLYGVVLRGNQPPMPLHLNEIKPGLFFETDDFTITAFPVTHRGPDCLGYVFEGKARRPFLNEKATELGVPFGPERRELVAGKEISLPDGRRVSPDDVLGPLQRGVKLVIVGDAGRTDNLLDACKDADALVIESTYLDEEAEMAKQFHHLTAKQSAALAKRAGVKKLILTHISRRYREKDVLKEAQEIFPNTSVARDFDTFQIKRDE